One Cucumis sativus cultivar 9930 chromosome 1, Cucumber_9930_V3, whole genome shotgun sequence DNA segment encodes these proteins:
- the LOC101222546 gene encoding uncharacterized protein LOC101222546, which yields MPGNEVGDRVHNFFGQENLYQGQHQSQAADGSWAGLNNNLWVRNQREINSPFISNLKNYNAHQPDSGGLGQPSNSLHGLNFSQSYINSEIGRSESQNQHQNLNGYATGQQLFHARQIEANFLGPDAVSDRHLTSRGLSIHEAQQVNNPELSKKNVARLETTDSPVNFDFFGGQQQLNSRNPSVTQILPKQQLGNPDMQLLQQQAMFSHIQEFQRQHQYQQQEARQHGLMSQISSKPGAGNHSAALIDGIPVNELSTSPWQPEHMGSNTNSLQHSLSTPMQGPSSGFVFPSEQQQALRMMGLIPEQVDQSLYGVPISTASSFPGSNSLIPTDKPAMQQLSVSNNPISGSHYTAYPDQVSMQDGMVVRQDFQGKSMFGMSASQGLNGGLNSENSQHVNLQHRHASMQEFSGRQEFDGRSQMSQEKTMAQIAPSQNVATLDPTEEKILYGSDDNLWDAFGRSDNITAGGYSMADGSDFNSGYSFLQSGSWSALMQSAVAETSSGDMGVQEGWGGVNFNNSGPPNGNQQHSEANDSGKLQPVWVDNNLQTLNSRHASVSAEANTKPNNYINSANVPSFQQPVQKSFFQQTEGFQNSSAQNSTPSSLEGERKWVDRNLQPKSHAEGRNLSENEGNTSGVEINTNNLSGSWLRQQSVATYNSQPSKPNGWSYIEPMISHEGNNMKNHENHNMSQSSQGGDHKRSMREEMGSSATFKQNQDSISNPNDELQHANHAVENTQVYNEGSNLMNNAAIANASSLRDDLGSRQQNPVNRNLSFWKDANSSMDLKESGFMAKYQHHIDKGSQILESGNSCLEKNATEMNEVENSNASDTHTSSGSKQKGGNTIRKPSVTSRRFQYHPMGNLEMDVEPSFGTSHVTQPQAHVQQNSHGLKGSEPSNLRQSKSGTEGNSIDVEKSEMRPFGDLPSKRMLPPFGARFSSSLDKLAGHDPRNVAFPSSQNMLELLHKVDQPREHNNATRSPSYRNHSSEMGEAETSEGSVGQTPRNQSSDSQVFGLQLGPPQRLSMQDAALSSHCSLPMVMNSTHSTSESGERGHMLLPPVASKQRDFRNNITGPSGHNGNKIPPINAPGNLAAASQSAFPYPRSHLQNQHLVANHSANVFSDRIGTHSRYFDNSSERVDNSHMASTDISRSSLQMNLVTSADTSQQNSGDISNAQNLPQLAQEFGSVSTSQRASFSKVSSNEWANVTNQKHSLHVDPSKAASDLFKSRMHMDSADKTFPGQKEIDNREKLELEAMAHGENSINMQNIIGREKQMQESPGKQISGGKSEISLQAPTGSGGLESAGHPSLGASPSNSMGTRGNVETVGHSMHPNINAQQHYTLLHQMQAVKNAENDPTNRTVKRFKGPDCGLDSQQVAMDGGQLLSHGHSNAIRESSLNHASISHVDAAAGNFSSKKGDAYVSPGSDIASSVRSEHSQISPQMAPSWFDQYGTFKNGQTLTVFPGSKNATIKSPLDQPLIVERAPDFNAQNSVKQANASADGSEHNNAREISNLMSIELRNFSAGHSLPLDFINQSLAAARPKKRKSSAPELLSWNAEMTQSFRRLQDISMADIDWAQATNRLIEKREDDVEMGDDGIMMKLKRRLNLTTQLVQQLLRPPPSTTLSSDASLHYESVAYLVARLALGDACNIVSSTGTDNAVPPESRDPLPDRPKVPGKFDIHKIIEVVEEFTKRGQKMEDDLLRVEKRASILDLRVECQDLEKFSVINRFAKFHSRGQVDGGEASSSSDLTASSQKSCPQRYVTALPIPRNLPDRVQCLSL from the exons ATGCCTGGAAACGAAGTTGGAGACAGGGTCCACAATTTCTTTGGCCAAGAAAATTTGTATCAGGGCCAGCATCAGTCACAGGCTGCTGATGGAAGCTGGGCTGGTCTGAATAATAATCTATGGGTTAGAAACCAGAGAGAGATTAATTCtccttttatttcaaatttgaagaattatAATGCACACCAACCAG ATTCCGGAGGACTGGGTCAGCCGTCTAATTCACTTCATGGTTTGAACTTCTCtcaatcatatataaattctGAGATTGGAAGAAGCGAGTCTCAAAATCAACACCAGAATCTGAATGGTTATGCAACAGGCCAACAACTTTTCCATGCAAGGCAAATTGAAGCAAACTTTTTAGGTCCAGATGCAGTATCTGATAGGCATTTAACATCCAGAGGCCTATCTATTCATGAAGCACAACAAGTGAATAATCCTGAACTGAGCAAGAAAAATGTAGCTAGGTTGGAAACTACTGATTCTCCtgtaaattttgatttttttggggGGCAACAGCAATTGAATAGCAGAAATCCCAGTGTGACACAGATTTTGCCTAAGCAGCAGCTTGGGAATCCTGACATGCAGCTTCTGCAACAACAAGCGATGTTCTCACATATACAAGAATTTCAGAGGCAACACCAATATCAACAGCAGGAAGCAAGACAACATGGTTTGATGAGTCAGATTAGCTCAAAGCCGGGAGCAGGAAACCATTCAGCTGCGCTGATTGATGGTATTCCTGTTAATGAGTTATCTACCTCTCCTTGGCAACCTGAGCATATGGGGAGTAATACAAACTCATTGCAGCATAGTTTGTCTACACCAATGCAGGGTCCCTCCAGTGGATTTGTATTTCCTTCGGAGCAGCAGCAAGCACTTCGCATGATGGGTTTAATTCCGGAACAAGTTGATCAATCATTGTATGGCGTTCCTATTTCTACTGCAAGTAGTTTTCCAGGTTCAAATTCTCTCATTCCAACAGATAAACCTGCTATGCAGCAGCTATCTGTTAGTAACAACCCCATTTCAGGGAGCCATTATACTGCATACCCAGATCAGGTTAGCATGCAAGATGGAATGGTTGTGAGACAGGATTTCCAGGGGAAAAGTATGTTTGGGATGTCTGCTAGTCAAGGTTTAAATGGTGGATTAAATTCTGAAAATTCTCAGCATGTGAATCTCCAACATAGGCATGCATCTATGCAGGAGTTTAGTGGCCGACAAGAGTTTGATGGTCGATCACAAATGTCACAGGAGAAGACAATGGCACAGATTGCTCCATCGCAGAATGTGGCTACGTTAGATCCCACTGAGGAAAAGATTTTGTATGGTTCAGATGACAACTTGTGGGATGCTTTTGGCCGGAGCGACAATATTACAGCAGGTGGTTACAGCATGGCAGATGGTAGTGATTTTAATTCTGGATATTCCTTTTTACAGAGTGGAAGTTGGAGTGCTCTGATGCAGTCAGCTGTAGCAGAGACTTCAAGTGGGGATATGGGCGTTCAAGAAGGTTGGGGTGGTGTAAACTTTAATAACAGTGGGCCTCCCAATGGAAATCAGCAGCATTCAGAAGCTAACGACAGTGGAAAACTTCAACCGGTTTGGGTTGATAACAACTTGCAGACATTAAATTCTAGACATGCTTCTGTCTCTGCCGAGGCTAATACTAAGCCCAACAACTATATTAACTCAGCCAATGTCCCTTCATTTCAACAACCTGTCCAGAAATCCTTCTTTCAACAAACTGAAGGCTTTCAGAACAGTAGTGCCCAAAATTCAACCCCTTCGTCATTGGAAGGTGAACGAAAGTGGGTAGATCGTAATCTGCAACCGAAGTCACATGCTGAAGGTCGAAATTTATCTGAAAACGAAGGTAATACGTCAGGTGTGGaaatcaatacaaataatttgtcAGGTTCTTGGCTCCGTCAACAGAGTGTGGCCACTTATAATAGCCAACCAAGTAAGCCTAATGGTTGGAGCTATATTGAACCGATGATCTCCCATGAAGGTAACAATATGAAAAATCATGAGAATCATAACATGTCACAATCTTCTCAGGGTGGAGATCATAAGCGATCTATGCGTGAAGAGATGGGCTCTTCTGCTACCTTCAAGCAAAACCAAGATTCAATTTCCAACCCAAATGATGAATTGCAGCATGCAAATCATGCTGTTGAGAACACACAGGTGTACAATGAAGGTTCTAATTTAATGAATAATGCTGCCATAGCCAATGCTAGCAGTTTAAGAGATGACCTAGGAAGCAGGCAACAAAATCCAGTTAATCGTAATCTTTCCTTTTGGAAAGATGCCAATTCTTCAATGGACTTAAAAGAAAGTGGGTTTATGGCAAAATACCAGCATCATATTGATAAGGGCTCTCAAATATTGGAATCTGGGAACAGTTGCCTAGAAAAGAATGCTACTGAAATGAATGaggttgaaaattcaaatgcTAGTGATACACACACTTCTTCTGGAAGCAAACAAAAAGGAGGTAATACCATTCGGAAGCCATCTGTAACTTCTCGTAGATTCCAGTATCATCCAATGGGGAATCTAGAAATGGATGTGGAACCTTCTTTTGGAACAAGTCATGTAACACAACCACAGGCTCATGTGCAGCAGAACTCTCATGGACTTAAAGGCAGTGAGCCGAGTAATCTTAGGCAATCCAAATCTGGAACAGAGGGGAATTCTATTGACGTTGAAAAG AGTGAAATGAGACCCTTTGGAGATTTACCTTCTAAAAGAATGCTTCCACCTTTTGGAGCTcgtttctcttcttctttggaTAAACTTGCTGGTCATGATCCACGAAATGTGGCATTCCCATCAAG CCAAAATATGCTTGAGCTTCTTCACAAAGTGGATCAACCAAGAGAACATAATAACGCAACACGTAGTCCCTCTTACCGAAATCATTCTTCAGAAATGGGTGAAGCAGAAACTTCTGAGGGATCAGTTGGTCAAACACCACGAAATCAGTCCTCTGATTCTCAAGTTTTTGGTTTGCAACTGGGTCCCCCTCAACGATTGTCCATGCAAGATGCTGCTTTATCTTCTCATTGCTCCTTGCCCATGGTTATGAattcaacacattctacttctGAATCAGGAGAACGTGGCCATATGTTGTTGCCTCCTGTAGCCTCTAAACAGAGggattttagaaataatataaCTGGGCCTTCTGGACATAATGGCAATAAAATCCCTCCTATCAATGCTCCAGGAAACTTGGCTGCAGCTTCTCAATCTGCCTTTCCCTATCCTAGAAGTCATCTTCAAAATCAGCACCTTGTTGCCAATCACTCTGCTAATGTATTTTCTGATAGAATTGGTACTCATTCAAGATATTTTGATAACTCTTCTGAGCGAGTTGACAATAGTCATATGGCGTCAACAGATATTTCCAGAAGCAGCCTTCAAATGAACCTAGTTACTTCTGCTGACACATCTCAGCAAAACAGTGGTGATATATCTAATGCCCAAAATCTCCCCCAGCTTGCACAGGAATTCGGTTCTGTGTCTACATCTCAACGTGCTTCTTTCTCAAAAGTTTCATCTAATGAGTGGGCAAATGTCACAAACCAGAAACATTCACTACATGTAGATCCGTCAAAAGCTGCCTCAGATTTGTTCAAATCTCGTATGCATATGGACAGTGCAGACAAGACCTTTCCAGGACAAAAAGAGATAGATAATCGAGAGAAATTGGAACTAGAGGCTATGGCCCATGGTGAAAATTCCATCAATATGCAAAACATTATTGGGAGAGAGAAGCAAATGCAAGAAAGCCCTGGCAAGCAAATTTCAGGTGGGAAGAGTGAAATTTCCCTGCAGGCCCCAACTGGATCAGGTGGTTTGGAATCTGCTGGACATCCCTCGTTAGGTGCATCTCCATCAAATTCCATGGGTACTCGAGGAAATGTTGAGACTGTTGGTCATTCTATGCATCCAAACATTAATGCACAGCAGCATTACACATTACTGCATCAAATGCAGGCTGTGAAAAATGCAGAAAATGACCCGACTAACAGGACTGTTAAGAGATTTAAGGGTCCAGATTGTGGTTTAGATTCTCAGCAAGTTGCAATGGATGGGGGCCAACTTTTATCGCATGGACACAGTAATGCTATCAGAGAGTCGTCGCTTAACCATGCTTCCATTTCACATGTAGATGCAGCAGCGGGTAATTTTTCATCAAAGAAGGGGGATGCCTATGTATCACCTGGTAGTGACATTGCATCTTCTGTGAGAAGCGAGCATTCTCAAATCAGTCCTCAGATGGCACCATCTTGGTTTGATCAATACGGAACCTTCAAAAATGGACAAACTTTAACAGTATTTCCTGGATCTAAAAATGCAACCATAAAGTCGCCTTTGGATCAACCTTTGATTGTTGAAAGGGCCCCTGATTTCAATGCTCAAAATTCTGTGAAGCAAGCAAATGCTTCTGCTGATGGTAGTGAGCATAATAATGCTCGGgaaatttcaaatctcatGTCGATAGAACTCAGAAATTTCTCTGCAGGTCACTCTTTGCCCCTTGATTTCATTAATCAAAGTTTGGCAGCTGCAAGACCAAAAAAGCGCAAAAGCTCTGCACCTGAACTGTTATCATGGAATGCAGAAATGACACAAAGCTTTAGAAGGCTACAGGATATAAG CATGGCGGATATTGACTGGGCTCAGGCAACCAATCGGCTGATTGAGAAG AGAGAAGATGATGTTGAAATGGGTGACGATGGGataatgatgaaattgaagaGGAGGCTTAACTTGACCACACAGCTTGTACAACAACTCCTTCGTCCTCCTCCTTCTACCACTCTCTCTTCAGATGCCAGCTTACATTATGAGAGTGTGGCTTATCTTGTTGCAAGGCTAGCATTAGGTGATGCTTGTAATATAGTTTCTTCCACAGGAACTGACAATGCAGTCCCTCCAGAAAGCAGAGATCC CCTTCCTGACAGACCTAAGGTACCGGGGAAATTTGATAttcacaaaattattgaagttgtGGAGGAGTTCACGAAACGGGGACAGAAGATGGAAGATGATTTATTGAG AGTGGAGAAAAGAGCTTCAATCTTAGACTTGAGAGTGGAATGCCAGGATCTCGAAAAGTTCTCTGTTATCAATCGGTTTGCCAAGTTCCATAGCCGAGGACAAGTTGATGGAGGTGAGGCCTCATCATCCTCTGATTTAACCGCAAGTTCTCAGAAATCTTGCCCCCAGAGATATGTTACTGCACTTCCCATTCCTAGAAATCTTCCTGACAGGGTACAATGTCTTtcactttaa